The Streptomyces rubrogriseus genomic sequence GCTGGCTCTGGATAGCCTGGCTGGTCGCCGGTGACATGTGGGACGACGAGACGTGGCACTCGCTCACCGATCACGCCGTACGCGCGGCTCGAACCGTCGGCGCGCTCAACGTCCTTCCTCTGGCACTCTCCTACCGTGCGGCCGTCCACGTGCACGCGGGGGAGTTCGACCACGCCTCCGCGTTGGTCAACGAGTCCGGCAACCTCATCGAGGTGACCGGTAACTCGCCTCTCGGGTACGCCCCGCTGCTCCTGCTGGCGTGGCGTGGCGAGGACCCCCGAGCGGCGGAACTCATCGAGGCCGGCGCCCGGGAGGCGGCGTCGTGGGGGGAGGGCAGGGCGACCGGCCTGGCCCACTACCTGCTCGCCGTGCTGTACAACGGCCTCGGTCGGCACGAGGAGGCCCTGGACAGTGCCGAACGGGGGGCGAAGTACGAGGACTTGGCGGTCGTTGGTTTTTCCCTCATGGAACTTGTCGAGGCCGGTGCCCTTGGTGGGAGACCGGAAGCCGCGGCGACAGCGCTGCGCCGGCTGGAGGAGCACGCCGGCGCCGGCGGAACGCAGTGGGCTCTGGGCATCCTGGCCCGGTCGCGAGCTCTGCTCAGCGACGGTCAAACCGCCGACCTGCTGTACCAGGAAGCCATCGAGCGTCTGCGGCACAGCCGAGTCAACGTCCACCTCGCGCGCACCCATCTCGTGTACGGCGAATGGTTGCGCCGTGCGAATCGCCGCGGCGAGGCGCGTGAACACCTGCGCCTCGCCTTCGACATGCTGCACGGTTTCGGAGCGAGTGCCTTCGCGGAACGCGCGCGTCGCGGACTGAGTGCACTCGGCGAATCCGTGCGTCAGCGGGAGACCGACGCGTACGAGGCCCTCACCGCGCAGGAAGCCCACATCGCCCGGCTGGCCGCCGTGGGGAGGACGAACGTGGAGATCGGCGCCGAACTGTTCATCAGCCCACGCACCGTCGAATGGCATTTGCGCAAGGTGTTCACCAAGCTCGACGTGGATTCACGTACCCGGCTCGGCGCGGTGCTGGGGCGTCTGTGACGACAGCGGCCCGCCTCCTTCAACGGATGTACGGTGAATCGAGGCCGGATTCCCCGCCGAGGACCCCGGCAAGGAAACGGTCCACGTCGCACCTGGCCATCTCCGAGCCGGCCGGAACGCTGCGGTAGGTGTGATCGAGCCACTCCTCCAGCGGCCGGGCGGACATCTCGAAGACAACCGTGGCCTCCTCCGACGTGAGCTGCATCCAGACCGTCGTCTGTTCGCCGATGTACGTCGGCCAGACCTGGACGTCGCCGGTGCCGCTCACGGAGCGGAGCCCCTGGTGCAGAACGTCCCGCCCCACGTACCAGGTGATCCGAGGGCCGTGCGTCACGAGAAAGGTGAGACGGACGAGCAGAGGAGATGCGGGATCGTATCGGAATTCGGCTCGAACGTCCTCCCATGCCACGCCGTCCCGCATGCGGTGCAGAGTGAGGAAGAGGTCCTGCGAAACCGAACGTGGTGATTGCACGTTTCCGTGGTTGCTGTTCATGGCGCAACTCCTTTCTGTCTGATGTCGAATCGCCTCGTCCGTTGAGCTCCGGATCGATCAGTACCTGCCACGTCATGGCCAGGGTGACCGGAGATGCAGGCCGGATGGAGAGTTCCGTGGCCGATTCGTGGCGGTACAACAGAGACAGGCCGGCCCGGTCGAATGTGACAGGTGTGTGCGAGTAAGCGGTTTTCCTGTCCGCATGCCGCCGGAGAGGGGCGGGCGGTGGTCGCTGTGCACGGCACCGCGACGCTCGGCGGTTGAGGACATGCTCCGATAAGATGCGTGGGCGAGGGCATGGCGGAGCGGTACTTCCCGGCGAAGGCGGACATGGTGGCTGGCATCGCGCCGTTGCGGGGGCGACGCCGCGAGTTGGCGGAGCTGGAAGCACTGGTGAGCCGTGCCCGCGGGGGCCGCAGCGGGGCGCTGGTCGTCTCCGGGGAGGCCGGTGTGGGCAAGACGGCGCTCCTCGACCACCTCACGGCACGGGTCGCGGCACACGTCCGCACCGAGCGCATCGTCGCCTCCCAGTCGGAGATGGAACTCGCCTACGCGGGACTCCATCAGCTCTGCGGGCACATGATGGGTTCCGCCGCCCGGCTGCCGGCCCCGCAGCAGGAGGCGATCGAGGTGGCGTTCGGGCTGCGCAGCGCCGCCGCTCCCAGCCCGTTCCTCGTGGGGCTGGCCCTGCTGGGGCTGCTCACCGAGGCCGCCGAGGAGCGGGCACTGCTGTGCGTCGTCGACGACGCACAGTGGCTCGACCAGGCGTCCGCGCGTGCCCTCGCCTTCGCCGCCCGGCGTCTGGACGCGGAGGGCATCGCCCTGGTGCTCGCCATGCGGCAGGCCGACCCGGTGTTCGCGGGCCTGCCCCACAGGGTCGTCGAAGGGCTCGGTCACGAGGACGCGTGCGAACTCCTGCGCCTGGCCGTACCCGGCGGTCTCGACCTGCGGGTACGCGACCAGTTGGTCGCGGAGGCCCGCGGCAATCCCCTCGCCCTGCGCGAACTGCCCCGGGCCCTGAGCCCGGCCCAGATCGCCGGCGGCTTCACTCTGACGAGTTCCCTGCCGCTGGAAAGCCGCATCGAGCAGAGCCTGGTCGTCCAGCTCGCCCCGCTGTCCCCGCAGGCGCGCCTCCTGCTGCTGCTGGCGGCCGCCGAGCCCACCGGCGACCCGGGACTGCTGTGGCGTGCGAGCACGGTACTGGGACTGGGGCCGGAAGCCTTCGACGCGGCCAAGGACGCGGAGGCGTTCGTCGTCGGCACCCGTGTCGGCTTCCGCCATCCGCTGGTGCGGTCGGCCGTGTACCGGGCGGCGTCGCCGGGGGACCGGCGTCGCGTCCACGCCGCTCTGGCGGACGTCACCAGCGCCGAGCACGACCCGGACCGCCGGGCCTGGCACCGGGCCAGCGCGACCCTGCAACCGGACGAGGAGGTCGCCGCCGATCTGGAGAAGTCCGCCGTGCGTGCGCGGACCCGCGGCGGCGCGGCGGCCGCCGGCGCGTTCCTGGAGCGGGCGGCGGAGCTCACACCCTCGCCGTTCCGCCGCGGGCAGCGGCTGATCGCGGCCGCCGAGGCCAAGCACGACGCGGGCGCGTCGGACGAGGCCCTGCACCTGCTCGGGACCGCCCGCGCCCTTCCCCTCACCGCGCTCCAGGAGGCGCTCGTGGTGCGGCTGCGGGCGAGGGCCGGATACGCGCTACGGCGTGATCGCAGCGGGGCGCAGCACCTGCTCGACGCGGCAAGGGGGCTCGAAGGGCTCGACCCGGTCCTCGCCCGCGACACCTACATCGAAGCGCTCGCGGCGGCGACCTACGGCGGCAGGCTCGGTGACGCAGAGCAGGTGACCGCCGTCGCGCACGCGATCCTCGGCGCCACGCCCGCCGCCGAGGGGACCGACCGGGCACGGGACCTGATCCTGCGCGGACAGGCGCTGCTCGCCACCGAGGGGCAGGCGGCGGCGCTCCCCACCCTGCGACGGGCGCAGCGTGCGTTCCTGGAGCAGGCGCCGGACTTCCTGGAACTGCACTGGATGTGGTTCGCCTCCCGCGCCGCCCAGGACCTGTGGGACCCCGCCGGGCTGCGCGCGCTCGCCGACCGCCAGGTCGAACTCGCTCGTGCCGAAGGCTTCGTCACCGTACTGCCGATCGCCCTGAGCCTGCTGGTGCTGGTGCAGACGATCGACGGCGACCTGGACGCCGCGGAAGCCTCCTGCGACGAGATCGACGCCATCAAGGAGGTCACCGGCAACCCGCTGCCGCCGTACGGACGGCTCCTCCTCACCGCCTACCGGGGCCAGGCCGACGAGGCGGAGCGCCTGGCCGAGCGGCTCCGGGCCGACGGGCTCGCCCGCGGCGAGGGACAGGCGCTGAGCGCGGCCAACTTCTCCGAGGCGGTCCTGTACAACGGCCTGGGCCGCTTCACCGAGGCGGTGGCCAGCGGCCGACGCGAGCTGCCGTACACCCACGAACTGAACCTCGCGATGCGCACGCTGCTCGAACTGGTGGAAGCGGCCGCGCACACCGGTGAGCGCGCGCTCGCCGAGCAGGCACTCGAGCAGTTGGCCGACGTCACCCGGCCGGTGGGCACCAGCTACGCGCTGGCCGTACTGGCCATGGCCGAGGCGCAGCTCAGTGCGAAGGACGACGCCGAGAAGCTCTTCCTGGACGCGATCAAGCGCTTCGAGCACGAGCGGATCCCTATCTGGGTGGGGCGTTGCCGCCTGCTGTACGGCGAGGCGCTCAACCGCCAGGGGCGGTCCGACGAGGCGCGCGAACAGCTCCGCACCGCGCACCGGTTGCTGACAGCCTGCGGAGTGAACGGATTCGCCCAGCGCGCCGCGGATGAACTGCGCGCGAGCGGTGAGACCTTGCGGGCCCACCCCCGAGGGTCGGCGGCGCGGCTCACCGAGCAGGAACTGAACGTGGCGCGCCTGGCCCGCGAGGGGCTGACGAACCGGGAGATCGGTGCCCGCCTGTTCATCAGCGCGCACACCGTCGAGTACCACCTGCGCAAGGTCTTCGTGAAGCTCGGCATCAAGCGGCGCACCGAGCTGAAGCCCGCCCTCGCCGGACTCACCGCGACCGCGTCGAGCCCATGAACCTCCGGGCCCGGGCGCCGGACTCCTCCTCCGTTCCCGCACGCGGGCGACGGCCGGCGCCCCGCGCAGCCCACCGACGCCCGCCTGCTCACTGTCCGGCGGTCGGCGTTGCTACTTGCTGAGCCAGAGGTCGGGGCCGAACACCTCGTAGTGGATGGCCCTGGGGCTCAGCCCGTGGGCGAGCAGGTCGGTGCGGACGGCCTTCATGAAGGACAGCGGCCCGCACAGGAACGCGGTGGTGCCGGGGTCCGGGGACAGGACGGTGAGGTCCGCCCAGCCCTCGTTGACGTGGTCCGCCGACGCGTCCGGGTGGTTCGCGGTGTCCTCGTACCACAGGTGCAGCGAGGCGTTGGGCAGCCGCTCGACGAGAGCGGTGAGTTCCAGCCGGTGAGCGTGGTGGGCGGGGGAGCGGTCGGCGTGGACGACGGTCACCGGACGGTCGGGCGCCGAGGTGGCCAGATGCTCCAGCATGGCGAGCATGGGGGTGACACCGATGCCCGCGGAGGCCAGCAGGAGCGGACCGTCACCCTCGGGCAGCAGGAGGTCGCCGAAGGGAAGGGACACCCGCAGGACGTCACCGGGGCGGGCGTGGGTGTGCAGCCACGTGGAGACCTCCCCGTCCGGCACGTGCTCGTCCAGGGAGCGCTCGCGCTTCACGGTGAAGCGCCAGGTCCCGGCGCCGGGGGCGCTGGAGAGGCTGTACTGCCGTATCTGGTGTGCTCCGTCCGGCAGTTCGGCCCGCACGCTGACGTACTGGCCGGGGACGAAGGGGCGGGTGGGCGTGCCGTCGGCGGGGCGCAGGACGAAGGAGGCCGTGTCAGGGGTCTCCTCTTGGCGTCCGACGATCTCCATGTTCTGCCAGACGGAGCCGTCCTCGACGTCGGCCCGGGCGTAAAGACGCGCCTCCATGGCGATGAGGGCGTTCGCCATGAGCCAGTACACCTCGTCCCAGGCGGCCGCCACCGCCGGGGTCACGGCGTCGCCCAGCACCTCCGCGACGGCCGCAAGGAGGTGGCGTCCGACGAGGGTGTACTGGTCGGACGTGATGCCCAGGGACGCGTGCTTGTTCGCGATGCGGCCGAGTACGGCGTCGGGGCGCTCGTCCGGGTGTTTCACGAGTGCGGTCGCGAAGGCGGCGACGGCACCGGCCAGCGCCTCGCGCTGGACGCCGCTGGCCTGGTTCGCGCGGTTGAACAGGTCGCGCAGAAGTTCGGGCCGCTCCTCGAACATGCGGCGGTAGAACAGGTCGGTGATCGTGCCGAGGGAGGCTCCGACGGCGGGGAGCGTGTCGCGGACGATCAGGGCCGACTGACTGGAGAGCATGTCAACTCCAAACTGGGATCTCAGATGCTTGTTATCCGACGTGTCGCGGACCGGCTGTGCGGCCCGTCTTCTCAGTGAGAGACCGGACAGCGGCCGGACTTGTGACGCCTTGTCAGAAACCGGCCGCTGACGGACGACGGGAAAGCGGGAAGACCGGGCGCCGGAGCTACGAGTTCCGAGGCCCGCGGACGACTCCGTGGGCATGGAGGAACGCGAGGACGGAGGCGTCGAACCGTGCGGGCTGCTCGAGGTGCACGAGGTGTCCGGCCTCTTCCAGGACCGCCAACTCGGCTTTGTCCAAGCCCTCGTGCAGCAGGGTGGCCCATCGCGGCCCGCAGATGAAGTCGTGGCGGCCCGCCAGGACCAGGGCCGGTGGGGTGAGGAGGGGCAGTTCGTCCCGGACGTCGAAGGGGGACTCCTCCCCCAGGGAGGGGGCCGCGTACATGCGCAGAGTCCGACGAGCCGGCGCGAACTCGGCTTCTCTGCCCCAGTAGTCGTAGAGATAGGCCGGCATCAGTGTGCGCAGGACGGCGGTGGCGCCGTCGTCGTCCAGCAGGCCGAGACGCGTGGTGAGGGTGGCGGTGTAGTCCGCGACCTCCGGATGGTCCTCGACGTGGTTCTTCACGAACCGCTCCATGGCGGTGACTGCCGCAGACCAGAACTCCTCGTCCGCGACCGGTGAGGTGTCGTAGAGAACGAGGGCAGTGACCTGTGCGGGATGGTCGAGGGCGTACCGCTGGGCCACGAAACCACCGTGGGAGTGACCGAGCAGGGCGAACCGCGGCACGTTCAGGTGCTGGACCACGGCGTGCAGGAAGTGCGCGTACGTGGCCACCGTGTAGTCGCGCGGATCGGGGAGCCGACCGGAGTCGCCCGTGCCGACCGGTTCGACGTAGACCATGGTCAAGGAGTCCTCGAGACCGGGCATGCGCAGGTACTCCCAGCCGATGCCCGGCCCGCCCGAATGAGCGAGACACACGGGGCCCGAGCCTGCAACGTGGTAGCGCAGTTCGACGCGGGCGAGACCATGTGGAACGGTGATCGTGTGCGTGCCGGGAGACAGGGGGGCGGACGGATCTTCGGGTGTGCGCGGGAGAACCCCCGGCCGATGCATGTGCTTCACGTCGTCCCATGATCCGTGAGGGGCGACTACCTCGCAAGGCACAACACAACGAGTGATCACACTGTTATGCACTGCGTCGTGGTCGAGTGGTGCCTCGCTGTCCCCTCTCTCGCGAGCGAGAGATACGATGCTGTGACACGATCTGCCGCACGCCCGGGCGCCACCACGGTGGCCTCCCGCGAGGCGGTGGCCGCGGCGTCGTGGGCATGAGGCGGCACACCAATGGCTGGAGCACTCCATGGATGCGAAGGACGAGGCCGAGCGCGGCCTGACGGTCATTCAGGACTACCTGTACTGGGACTCCCACCGCCGAGCCGCTCACCGCCGCGCGGTGGAGTTCGCCGCACATGTGCCCGGACTCAGCGAAGAACAGAAGACCGACCTGGAGTGGTGGTACGTCGAGGAGCAGATCAGGGTCTCCCGCGCCATCGCCCATCACCTCACCGAGCAGATCACGACGGTGGAAGCGCGGCACACCAGACGCTACGCCCGGCTGCGCCGGATGTCCCGCGTGGCCCTGGCCGTGCTCGCGGCGACCGTGATCGTCCTGCTCGTCTCCCTCGTCCTGGTGGCGGCGGGCTGAGCGGCTCGGCCCCACCGCACCCGCCCGCTCACTCCGACGCCTCCAGGACGAGCAGCAGTTTGCGCAACGCGTCGACGACGACGCCCCGCTCCCGCGCGTCGAGCACGGACAGCAGCTCACGCTCCACAGCCAGGTGGCCCTCCAGCCGGCGGTCGAACTCCTCCCGCCCCTGCACCGTCAGACTGACCAGCGAGCGCCGCCGATCGTCGGGTGACGCGGTCCGGACGATCCAGCCGTCACGCTCCAGCCGGTTGAGGCGGCCGCTGAGACCGGCGGACGAGACCACGAGGTGCCGCATCAGTTGCCCCGGCGTCAGGGCGTGCCCGGGAGCCGCCCGGCGCAGGGTCTGCAGCAGATCGAAGTCCCCGACATTGGTGATGGTCCTGCCGGGCTGACGGCGCAGCCGCTCCTCGAACAGTTCCTCGGCCAGGCGAGCCGCGCGCAGCAGTCGCGCGACCACCTCGCTGGAGGAGACGTCCACGCTCGGTCGGTGTTCCGCCCACTGGCGCAGCACGGCATCCACACTGTCCCCACGATCCGGAAACGGTTCGACCGCGGACCGCGGCGCGGGCTCCTCCGCCGAGGGGGAGGGGTACGGAGACACGCACGGGTCGTTCACGACTACCAGTATGGAGCGACGGGTGCGGCTTTTCGTCCAGCCGGTGAGCCACTCGCTCTCACACCGTTATGGAGGACGACGGAGACGGCTACAACGGTGTCTTGGGAGCGTGTGAAAATGAGGTAGACTGTGCACAGTGTTCGCGGCGTTGGGTCGGACAACCCCACACACGGCGCCGGGAACGCTCCTCTGCCACTTAGAGCCTGGCAGGGGTACTGTGCCCCGGGCGCCCACCGATCCCCCGCGAGTCGGCGTCCGGGGCCGGTCTCGTTGGCCGGAGGGACGGCCGGGATCATCCGGCGCGGTAGAGACCTCGACCGCTGCGCCGGACCCGTGAGGTGCCGACGAGCCGGTCGAGCGTGCTGCGGACGGCGTTGATGCTGCCGCTGTCAGTGGCCCGTCCCAAGGCCACCGCCACGTCCCGGGCGCGTACGTCGGCGTCGCCGACCTGCGCGAAGTACTCCAGGATCTGTTCGGTCAGCCTGCCGTACGTGCGCTCCGTGCCGGCTCTCCTCCGGGTCGCGGCCCGCGCCGGACCTGTGACACGGCGCCGAGCAGCGCTGCCGGCGGTCTCGGGCGCGGCCTCGGAGGCGGTTGCCGCCGCGGGGGACGCCATGACGACTTCCAGAGCCCCCAGTGCCCGTTGCACGGTGTCGAGATGAGCGACGACGGCAGCCAGCTCCCTTTCCAGTGCCCGCCTCTGCAGCTCCAGACGGCTGAGATCGGCCTGCAGGCTCTCAGCCGTGACTTCGATGTCGCGTGTCGAGCGAGATGCCGGAACCATGTTTTCCTTCAAGGAGTGCTGGAACGTGGCCGTCGGAAGGATCCCAATGTCACCGTGATGAAGATGTGGTGGCGATTCGATGGAAGCCCACCCCGGCAATTGTTGCCACTGACACGTGGAAAGCGCAACGGGTGAGCGCACCTTGGGCACCGAGTCCCCCGGCGATGGCACCTTCCGGCCGCCTCCTCAGACGTGCCGGACCGCTCCGTGTCCGTCGGCGGGCGGCTGGGGGCGGTTCCACCCGCGCAGCTTGTCGGGGTTCAGGACGGCCCACACGTGTGTGACGCGCTGGTCGGAGATGTCGAAGCTGATGACGGCGGCGACCTGGTCGTGGTGGCGCACGACGATCGCGGTGCGACCGTTGGCCGCCTGGAGGTGGAGGACGGTGCGGGGGCGGGGGGCGAGGAGCGTGAGGAGGGTCCGGGCGACGTGCTGGTCGCCGTGCACCGGCCTGGTCAGAGCACGGATCTTGCCTCCGCCGTCGAAGAACGCGATGGCGCGCCGAGACAGCAGGGACACCAGAGGCCGCGCGTCGTTGAGTACGCAGGCCTGCCGGACGGCGCGGACGATTCGGTCGTGCTGGTCCGACGGGGTGGGACGCGCGCCGTCGGCACGCAGGCTGCGGCGGGCGCTCTCGGCCAGCTCGGCGCACTCGTGCGGGGTCCGCCCGACGATGTCGGCGACCGTCCGAGGGGGCATGGCGAAGACGTCGTTGAGCACGAAGGCAGCCCGTTCGGACGGGGAGAGGGCGTCCAGCGCGTTGAGCAGGACGTCGCTGACCTCCTCCGACAGAGCCCGGCAGGGCTCGATGCCGATGCCCCCGCCCGTCTCGCCCGATCCCGGCAGTCGGCGTGCGGGTGCGGACAGGCGCGCCAGACAGATGGCGCCCGTGCTCTTGGTCAGCCAGACACGCGGATCGCCGATGCCCGACCGCTCGGCGTCGGTCAGGCCGTACCACCGCCGATAGGTCTCGGTGACCGCTTCTTCGGCCGTCGGCCCGGTGCCCAGCATCCAGCGAGCCACGTCGATCAGATGCTGTCGCTCGTCCAGCAGCTCCGCGAGCGGTGTCGTGTCACCGGTCCCACCCATGAGGTGTCCTTCCTCTGCCGGCACCACAACGCCACCACCGCGGTCGGCTGGCCGTGCCCTCGGCAGAGCAGACCGCGCAAGCACGGATCATGTGACACCTGGAGACGGCGGCAGAGACGAAAGGTCGATTAAACCGTGTGACACCATGAGATGTCGCCGACCGCACGCGACCTCGCCCCGCCGACGAAAGGGTTCACCATGCCCGCGATCCTGATCCACGGAGTCCCCGACACCCACCATGTGTGGGACGGTGTGCGCCGTCATCTGACCAGATCCGACGTGGAAGCCTGGGACCTGCCCGGCTTCGGCGCCGAGCGCCCCGCCGGCTTCGGTTCCACCAAGGAGGAGTACGTCGACTGGCTCGTGCGGCGACTGGAGCGGGTCGGTGAGCCGGTGGACCTGGTCGGGCACGACTGGGGTTGCATCCTCACCCTCCGCGTCGCCTCCCTGCGTCCCGACCTCGTCCGTACCTGGGCCGGGGGCAACGGGCCGGTCAACGCCGGATACGTCTGGCATCCGCTGGCCAGGATCTGGCAGGACCGGGTCCAGGGAGACCGGTACATGGCCGAACTGCGTGCCGAGCCCTTCGCGGAGGAGGTGGCGGCCGGCTTCGAGGTACCCCTCCGTCTTGCCAGGGAGATGGCGAGCCGCGTGGACGAGCCGATGAAGGACGCGGTGCTCAGGCTGTACAGGTCGGCGCTCACCATGGGAGCGGAGTGGGAGCCGGAGCTGTCCGCGGTGTCTGCGCCGTGCGTCGTCTTCTGGGGAGCCCGGGATCCCGCCTGCCAGATCGAGTTCGGACGCCGGCTGGGTGACTCCCTGCACTCCAGTGAGGTGGTCGAGATGGACTGCAACCACTGGCCGGTGCTCCAGCGCCCGGCGGAGGTCGCGGAGATCCTGGAGAAGCACTGGAGCGCGCACGCCGCCGCCTGAGGTGCGGGCGGGCCCGCCAGGACCGGACCCGGTGCTGTCACACGGAGCGGTGCCGACCGGTCTTGAAGGGTGAAACCAAGAGAAACAGAGGACACCGTGCGTGAGATCCTGATCGTGGGCGGCGGTTACGCGGGCTTCTACACCGCGTGGGGCTTGGAGAAGAAGTTGCGGCGGGACGAAGCGCGGGTCACCGTCGTCGACCCGCGCCCCTACATGACGTACCAACCGTTCCTGCCCGAGGTGGTCGCCGGGTCGGTGGAGGCCCGTCATGCCGCGGTGTCACTCCGGCGGCACCTGCACCGCACCCGGCTGATCGCGGGTTCGGTCACCGAGGTCCGCAACAGCGCGCACACGGTGACGGTCCGGCCGGTGTCCGGGCCGGAGTTCGACCTCCACTACGACATCCTGGTGATGACCGCGGGAGCCGTCACACGCACCTTCCCGATCCCGGGACTGAGCGACCAGGCGTACGGGCTCAAACACGTCGAGGAGGCCGTGGCGATCCGCGACCGGCTGCTCACCTCCTTCGACCGCGCGGCGACCCTGCCCCACGGGCCCGAACGCCGTCGACTGCTCACCGCCACCGTCGTCGGTGGTGGCTTCTCCGGGGTCGAGGGCTTCGGCGAACTGCTGAGCCTGGCATCCGCGTTGCTCAAGCACTATCCCGAGATCGGGGCGGACGAACTCGCCTTCCACCTGGTCGAGGCACGGGGGCGCATCCTGCCCGAGGTCACCGACAAGCCGGGGGAGTGGGTGGTGCGCTCGCTGGAGAAGCGGGGTGCGCGGGTGCATCTGAACACCCAGCTCGTCTCCGCGAAGGACGGTCGTGTGGTCCTGTCGGACGGATCGGAGTACGACTCGGAGCTGCTCGTGTGGACGGCGGGCAACGCCGCCAACCCGGTCGTGCACAACCACACCGACCTCCCCGTCGACGCACGGGGTCTGCTGACGGTGCGCGCGGATCTCCGGGTCGGTACGGAGAGCGAGGAAGTGGCCGACGTGTGGGCGGCCGGTGACGACGCCTCCGTGCCCGATCTCGCCGCCGACCGGCCGGACGCCCGCACGGTGCCCAACGCCCAGCACGCCGTCCGTCAGGGCAAGCGGCTGGCGAAGAACATCCTGGCAACACTGCGCGGCCGGCCCACCAAGGAGTACGTGCACCACAGTCTCGGTGTGGTGGCCACCCTCGGGCTGGGCCGTGGCATCTTCCAGTACCGGCGTCTGGTCGTCAAGGGGTTCCCGGCCTGGCTGATGCACCGCGGCTACCACGTGTTGGCCGTACCGAGCTGGGAGCGCAAGGCACGGGTGTTCGCCGTCTGGGTGACCGCCGCCTTCTTCGGCCGCGACGTCATCTCCCTCGCCTCGGTCCAGCACCCGCGGGAGGCCTTCGTCTCCAGCGGCGACCCACGGCGGAGCGGGAAGTCCGCCGACGCCGACGCCGACGCGGACGCCGTCGCCGGATGAGCCCCCGCGGACCCCGGGGGCACGGCAGGTCGGCTCAGCGCTTGGCGGCGCGGTACAGACCGCGGCCCACCCGGCGGACACGGGACTGGCCGACCAGACGGTCGAGCGTGCTCCGGACCGCGTTGATGCTGCCGCTGTCGGTGTCGCGGCCCAGCGCGGACGCCACGTCCCTGGCACGGACGTCGGTGTTTCCGGCGTCCGCGAAGTAGGCCAGGATCTGTTCGGTCAGCTTGCCGTACGCCTTCGAGCCGTCGGCGTCACCGGAGACGGAGCCGTCCTCCGCACGGTCCGCGTCACCGGCACCGGCACCGTCCTCGACCTCGTCCGCGGACGGCACGGGTGCGGGCGCCGCCGTCGCAGGCACCTCCGCGACCACGTCCGCCGGACGGGCCGCCGGGGCCGGGGGAACGGACTCCGGCATGAGGGCTTGCAGAGCACTGAGGGCCCGTTGTACGGAGCCGAGGTGAGCGGTGACCGCGGCCAGTTCCCGCTCCAGTGCCTGCTTCTGGATCTCCAGCCGCGCCAGGTCCTCCTGGAGGCCCTCGGCGGTGATCTCGATGTTGCGAGCCTTGGGGGTCACGGAGACCATGCGTTCCTCTCGTTCTCACCCCTCGTTCTGGCGGGGCCGCCCGATGCGGGCTCCGTCACTCGGCCCGGCACCGGGGGCAGGATACCCGTACTGCCGGGAAACGGCTCACGTCGGGCGGCGAGCGAGGCGGACCGGCGACGCGACGAACACGATGTGCGTCGCGACGCGCCACCGGGCCCGCGCGTCCGCTGTGTCAGGCACGGCCCCGCTTCGACCGGTCGGGCCCGGTGCGGCTCGCCCGCTCCTCGGGCGGCTCGGGCGTCTCGCCGTCGGTGGGCCCGGTCGCCGGGCGCTGCAGTCGCCGCAGGGTCTCGGAGACCGCGTC encodes the following:
- a CDS encoding alpha/beta fold hydrolase, whose translation is MSPTARDLAPPTKGFTMPAILIHGVPDTHHVWDGVRRHLTRSDVEAWDLPGFGAERPAGFGSTKEEYVDWLVRRLERVGEPVDLVGHDWGCILTLRVASLRPDLVRTWAGGNGPVNAGYVWHPLARIWQDRVQGDRYMAELRAEPFAEEVAAGFEVPLRLAREMASRVDEPMKDAVLRLYRSALTMGAEWEPELSAVSAPCVVFWGARDPACQIEFGRRLGDSLHSSEVVEMDCNHWPVLQRPAEVAEILEKHWSAHAAA
- a CDS encoding NAD(P)/FAD-dependent oxidoreductase, which translates into the protein MREILIVGGGYAGFYTAWGLEKKLRRDEARVTVVDPRPYMTYQPFLPEVVAGSVEARHAAVSLRRHLHRTRLIAGSVTEVRNSAHTVTVRPVSGPEFDLHYDILVMTAGAVTRTFPIPGLSDQAYGLKHVEEAVAIRDRLLTSFDRAATLPHGPERRRLLTATVVGGGFSGVEGFGELLSLASALLKHYPEIGADELAFHLVEARGRILPEVTDKPGEWVVRSLEKRGARVHLNTQLVSAKDGRVVLSDGSEYDSELLVWTAGNAANPVVHNHTDLPVDARGLLTVRADLRVGTESEEVADVWAAGDDASVPDLAADRPDARTVPNAQHAVRQGKRLAKNILATLRGRPTKEYVHHSLGVVATLGLGRGIFQYRRLVVKGFPAWLMHRGYHVLAVPSWERKARVFAVWVTAAFFGRDVISLASVQHPREAFVSSGDPRRSGKSADADADADAVAG